One part of the Lotus japonicus ecotype B-129 chromosome 2, LjGifu_v1.2 genome encodes these proteins:
- the LOC130740112 gene encoding serine hydroxymethyltransferase, mitochondrial: MAMAMALRRLSSSIDKPLRPLFNASSVYYKSSLPDEAVYEKTTVTWPKQLNAPLEVVDPEIADIIEHEKARQWKGLELIPSENFTSLSVMQAVGSVMTNKYSEGYPGARYYGGNEFIDMAETLCQKRALEAFRLDPAKWGVNVQPLSGSPSNFHVYTALLKPHDRIMALDLPHGGHLSHGYQTDTKKISAVSIFFETMPYRLDESTGYIDYDQLEASAKLFRPKLIVAGASAYARLYDYDRIRKVCDKQKAVLLADMAHISGLVAAGVIPSPFDYADVVTTTTHKSLRGPRGAMIFFRKGVKEINKQGKEVLYDYEDKINQAVFPGLQGGPHNHTITGLAVALKQATTPEYKAYQEQVLSNCSKFAQALSERGYELVSGGTENHLVLVNLKNKGIDGSRVEKVLESVHIAANKNTVPGDVSAMVPGGIRMGTPALTSRGFVKEDFVKVAEFFDAAVNLALKAKAESKGTKLKDFLATIQESSYFQTEIAKLRHDVEEYAKQFPTIGFEKATMKYKE, from the exons ATGGCAATGGCAATGGCGCTTCGCAGGCTTTCATCTTCCATCGACAAGCCTTTACGTCCTCTCTTCAACGCTTCCTCTGTTTACTACAAG TCCTCTTTGCCTGATGAAGCTGTCTACGAGAAAACAACTGTTACG TGGCCAAAGCAATTGAATGCTCCACTCGAGGTTGTTGATCCTGAAATTGCTGATATCATTGAGCATGAGAAAGCTAGACAATGGAAG GGGCTGGAGCTGATACCCTCAGAGAATTTCACTTCTCTCTCTGTAATGCAAGCTGTTGGCTCTGTCATGACAAACAAATACAGTGAAGGATATCCCGGTGCAAGATACTATGGTGGAAATGA GTTTATTGACATGGCAGAAACACTATGCCAGAAGCGTGCCTTGGAAGCATTTAGGTTGGATCCAGCAAAATGGGGAG TGAATGTGCAGCCTTTGTCTGGTTCTCCTTCCAATTTTCATGTTTATACTGCATTGCTAAAACCTCATGATAGAATCATGGCACTTGATCTTCCTCATGGAGGGCATCTTTCTCACGGTTACCAG ACTGACACCAAAAAGATATCCGCGGTCTCTATATTTTTTGAGACAATGCCATATAGATTGGATGAAAGCACAGGATACATTGACTATGACCAG TTGGAGGCATCGGCTAAACTCTTCAGGCCAAAATTAATTGTTGCGGGAGCTAGTGCTTATGCCCGTCTATATGATTATGACCGCATACGCAAG GTGTGTGATAAACAAAAAGCTGTGTTGTTGGCAGATATGGCACACATTAGTGGATTGGTTGCTGCTGGTGTTATCCCTTCACCTTTTGATTATGCAGATGTTGTGACTACCACAACCCACAAGTCACTTCGTGGACCCCGTGGGGCTATGATCTTCTTCAGGAAGGGGGTGAAAGAAATCAACAAACAAGGAAAGGAG GTGCTGTATGACTATGAGGACAAAATCAACCAAGCCGTTTTCCCAGGACTGCAAGGGGGTCCTCACAACCATACAATTACTGGTTTAGCTGTTGCATTGAAGCAG GCTACAACTCCAGAGTATAAAGCATATCAAGAGCAGGTTCTCAGTAATTGCTCAAAATTTGCACAG GCTCTGAGTGAGAGGGGCTATGAGCTTGTTTCCGGTGGAACTGAGAATCATCTAGTTTTGGTGAATCTGAAGAACAAG GGTATTGATGGCTCCAGAGTTGAGAAGGTGTTGGAATCAGTTCACATTGCAGCAAATAAAAACACCGTTCCGGGAGATGTGTCTGCTATGGTTCCTGGTGGCATCCGGATGG GAACTCCTGCTCTTACTTCTAGGGGATTCGTTAAGGAGGATTTTGTTAAGGTAGCTGAGTTTTTTGATGCAGCTGTAAACTTGGCTTTGAAGGCCAAGGCAGAGAGCAAAG GAACAAAATTGAAGGACTTCTTGGCCACAATTCAGGAATCATCTTACTTTCAAACAGAGATTGCAAAGCTTCGCCACGATGTTGAGGAGTATGCGAAACAGTTTCCAACCATTGGTTTTGAGAAGGCAACAATGAAGTACAAAGAATGA
- the LOC130740111 gene encoding probable cytosolic oligopeptidase A: MRNGGVVVIALLISNMLMATRLTLTLSIPRSVHPLLKRTSHSISLLKQFPKSHPCPLWSSSFSFCLDALHKSTSPSSSSSSSFTSYSSPSMAAAAAVEANPLLQDFDFPPFDVVEPKYVRPGIRALLTKLERDLEELERTIEPSWPKLVEPLEKIVDRLSVVWGIVNHLKAVKDSSELRSAIEDVQAEKVKFQLRLGQSKPIYNAFKAIRESPEWQTLNDARKRIVENQIKEAVLNGVSLEDDKREQFNKIEQELERLSQKFEENVLDATKKFEKLITDKKEIEGLPATALGLAAQSAVSKGHENATAENGPWVITLDAPSYIAVMQHARNRSLREEIYRAYITRASSGDLDNTEIIEQILKLRLEKANLLDYKNYAEVSMASKMATVDKAQELLEKLRRASWDAAVQDMEDLKIFSKGQGALEADTLTHWDISFWSERLRESKYDINEEELRPYFSLPKVIDELFNLAKTLFGIEIEPADGLAPVWNNDVKFFRVKDSSGSPIAYFYFDPYSRPAEKRQGAWMDEVFARSRVLSRDGTSTRLPVAHMVCNQTPPVGNKPSLMTFREVETVFHEFGHALQHMLTKQDEGLVAGIRGIEWDAVELPSQFMENWCYHRETLMGIAKHFETGESLPEEVYLKLVAARTFRAGSLSLRQLKFASVDLELHSKYVPGGSESIYDVDRRVFERTQVIPPLPEDRFLCSFSHIFAGGYAAGYYSYKWAEVLSADAFSAFEDVGLDNSKAVKETGHKFRETILALGGGKEPLEVFVQFRGREPTPDALLRHNGLVAA; the protein is encoded by the exons ATGAGAAACGGTGGTGTTGTGGTTATTGCCCTTCTTATATCAAACATGCTCATGGCAACACGTCTCACCCTCACTCTCTCTATACCTCGCTCTGTTCACCCTCTCCTTAAACGCACTTCTCATTCCATTTCACTCCTCAAACAATTCCCTAAATCCCATCCTTGTCCCCTCTGgtcttcttccttctccttctgCCTCGACGCACTTCACAAGTCCACTtccccttcttcctcctcctcctcctccttcacttcctactcttctccctccatggccgccgccgccgccgtcgAAGCCAACCCGCTTCTCCAGGACTTCGACTTCCCGCCCTTCGATGTCGTTGAACCCAAATACGTGCGACCCGGCATTCGTGCCCTCCTCACCAAGCTG gAACGTGATTTGGAGGAGCTGGAACGCACTATCGAGCCGTCATGGCCGAAGTTGGTGGAACCCTTGGAGAAGATTGTAGATCGGTTGTCTGTTGTTTGGGGCATTGTCAATCATCTCAAGGCTGTTAAGGATAGTTCTGAGCTGCGTTCTGCCATTGAAGATGTTCAG GCAGAAAAAGTTAAGTTTCAGCTTAGACTGGGTCAAAGCAAACCTATTTATAATGCATTCAAAGCCATTCGAGAGTCTCCTGAGTGGCAGACACTGAATGATGCTCGCAAACGAATAGTTGAAA ACCAAATAAAGGAGGCAGTTCTTAATGGTGTTTCTCTTGAAGATGATAAAAGAGAACAGTTTAATAAGATTGAACAG GAGCTCGAAAGGTTATCACAAAAATTTGAGGAGAATGTTCTGGATGCAACAAAAAAGTTTGAAAAGCTGATTACAGATAAGAAAGAGATTGAAGGATTACCTGCAACTGCTCTTGGGTTGGCTGCACAAAGCGCTGTGTCCAAG GGGCATGAGAATGCCACCGCTGAGAATGGGCCGTGGGTAATCACATTGGATGCTCCGAGTTATATTGCTGTTATGCAACATGCTCGCAACCGTTCTTTGCGTGAGGAAATCTACCGGGCATATATAACACGTGCTTCTAGTGGAGATTTGGATAATACAGAAATAATTGAGCAAATTTTAAAGCTTAGGTTGGAAAAGGCCAATCTTCTCGACTACAAGAACTATGCTGAG GTTAGCATGGCATCCAAAATGGCAACTGTTGATAAAGCACAAGAACTTCTAGAAAAGCTCCGCAGAGCTTCTTGGGATGCTGCAGTACAAG ATATGGAAGACCTTAAAATATTCTCCAAAGGTCAGGGTGCATTGGAAGCTGATACTTTGACGCATTGGGACATTAGCTTTTGGAGTGAGAGGCTACGTGAATCAAAATATGACATCAACGAG GAAGAACTGCGTCCATATTTCTCTCTGCCAAAGGTTATTGATGAACTTTTTAACCTCGCAAAAACACTATTTGGTATTGAAATCGAGCCAGCTGATGGTCTAGCACCG GTTTGGAATAATGATGTCAAGTTCTTTCGTGTAAAAGATTCTTCTGGTAGTCCAATTGCGTATTTTTATTTTGATCCTTATAGTCGTCCTGCTGAAAAAAGGCAAGGTGCATGGATGGATGAAGTGTTTGCTCGTAGTCGTGTATTATCACGTGATGGTACCTCAACAAGGTTGCCTGTTGCCCACATGGTGTGCAATCAAACACCTCCGGTAGGAAACAAGCCAAGTCTAATGACATTCCGTGAG GTTGAGACTGTCTTCCATGAATTTGGCCATGCACTTCAACATATGCTTACAAAGCAAGATGAGGGTCTGGTTGCTGGCATTAGGGGAATAGAGTGGGATGCTGTTGAATTACCTTCTCAATTCATGGAAAACTGGTGTTACCATAG AGAGACTTTAATGGGAATTGCAAAGCATTTTGAAACTGGGGAGAGTCTCCCTGAAGAAGTCTATTTGAAGCTTGTTGCTGCCAGAACTTTTCGTGCGGGCTCTCTAAGTCTTCGACAG CTGAAATTTGCCAGTGTAGATCTAGAACTTCATTCAAAATATGTTCCAGGGGGATCAGAATCTATCTATGATGTTGACCGTAGAGTTTTTGAGAGAACTCAAGTGATTCCTCCATTGCCAGAGGACAGGTTCCTCTGCAGCTTCAGTCATATATTTGCAG GAGGATATGCAGCTGGATACTATAGCTACAAG TGGGCTGAGGTACTGTCTGCAGATGCTTTCTCTGCATTTGAAGATGTTGGATTGGATAACAGCAAG GCTGTTAAAGAAACAGGACACAAGTTCCGGGAGACCATTCTTGCTCTTGGAGGTGGCAAGGAACCACTGGAG GTCTTTGTGCAATTCCGTGGTCGAGAACCAACACCTGATGCGTTGCTCAGACACAATGGCCTAGTTGCAGCTTAA
- the LOC130740113 gene encoding protein BRICK 1 produces MARAGGITNAVNVGIAVQADWENREFISHISLNVRRLFDFLVQFEATTKSKLASLNEKLDVLERRLELLEVQVGNASANPSLFAT; encoded by the exons aTGGCTCGTGCCGGAGGGATAACAAACGCCGTAAACGTTGGAATCGCAGTGCAAGCTGATTGGGAGAATCGCGAATTCATCTCTCACATTTCTCTCAACGTTCGTCGCCTCTTCGATTTCCTTGTCCAATTCG AGGCTACGACAAAGAGCAAGTTGGCTTCATTGAATGAGAAGCTTGATGTATTGGAGCGTCGTCTGGAACTCCTTGAAGTTCAAGTGGGCAATGCATCAGCCAACCCTTCACTTTTCGCCACATGA
- the LOC130740110 gene encoding nodulation receptor kinase-like: MMELPATRILSQAVTCFLCLYIFIGSASATEGFESIACCADLNYTDPLTTLNYTTDYTWFSDKRSCRKIPETELRNRSNENVRLFDIDEGKRCYNLPTIKNGVYLIRGTFPFDSLNSSFNASIGVTQLGAVRSSRLQDLEIEGVFRATKDYIDFCLLKGEVYPFISQLELRPSPEEYLQDFPTSVLKLISRNNLGDTKDDIRFPVDQSDRIWKASSISSSAVPLSSNVSNVDLNANVTPPLTVLQTALTDPERLEFIHTDLETEDYGYRVFLYFLELDRTLQAGQRVFDIYVNSEIKKESFDVLAGGSNYRYDVLDISASGSLNVTLVKASKSEFGPLLNAYEILQVRPWIEETNQTDVGVIQKMREELLLQNSGNRALESWSGDPCILLPWKGIACDGSNGSSVITKLDLSSSNLKGLIPSSIAEMTNLETLNISHNSFDGSVPSFPLSSLLISVDLSYNDLMGKLPESIVKLPHLKSLYFGCNEHMSPEDPANMNSSLINTDYGRCKGKESRFGQVIVIGAITCGSLLITLAFGVLFVCRYRQKLIPWEGFAGKKYPMETNIIFSLPSKDDFFIKSVSIQAFTLEYIEVATERYKTLIGEGGFGSVYRGTLNDGQEVAVKVRSATSTQGTREFDNELNLLSAIQHENLVPLLGYCNESDQQILVYPFMSNGSLQDRLYGEPAKRKILDWPTRLSIALGAARGLAYLHTFPGRSVIHRDIKSSNILLDHSMCAKVADFGFSKYAPQEGDSYVSLEVRGTAGYLDPEYYKTQQLSEKSDVFSFGVVLLEIVSGREPLNIKRPRTEWSLVEWATPYIRGSKVDEIVDPGIKGGYHAEAMWRVVEVALQCLEPFSTYRPSMVAIVRELEDALIIENNASEYMKSIDSLGGSNRYSIVIEKRVLPSTTSTAESTITTQSLSHPQPR; this comes from the exons ATGATGGAGTTACCAGCTACTAGGATATTAAGTCAGGCTGTGACATGCTTTCTCTGTCTGTATATATTTATCGGATCAGCTTCTGCAACTGAAG GGTTTGAGAGCATAGCGTGCTGTGCTGATTTGAATTACACAGATCCGCTTACCACCTTAAATTACACAACAGATTACACCTGGTTCTCTGATAAAAGAAGTTGCAGAAAAATACCTGAAACTGAGTTAAGAAATAGAAGCAATGAAAATGTTCGACTGTTCGATATAGATGAGGGGAAGAGATGTTACAATCTGCCAACAATTAAGAATGGAGTGTATCTGATAAGGGGCACATTTCCATTTGACAGTTTAAATTCTTCCTTCAATGCTTCAATTGGAGTAACACAATTAGGTGCAGTGAGATCATCCAGGCTCCAGGACTTGGAAATAGAGGGAGTTTTTAGAGCTACCAAAGATTACATAGACTTCTGCTTATTGAAGGGGGAGGTTTATCCCTTTATTTCTCAGCTTGAATTAAGGCCATCACCTGAAGAGTACCTACAAGATTTTCCTACCAGTGTTTTAAAACTGATAAGCAGGAACAACCTTGGGGACACTAAAGATGACATCAG GTTCCCAGTTGACCAAAGTGACCGAATCTGGAAAGCAAGTTCAATTTCTTCATCTGCTGTTCCTCTGTCTTCCAATGTCAGCAATGTTGATCTCAACGCCAATGTAACGCCGCCCCTAACAGTCCTACAAACAGCTCTAACCGACCCTGAGCGATTGGAGTTCATCCACACTGACCTTGAGACAGAGGATTATGGATACCGTGTGTTCCTCTACTTCCTTGAATTAGATAGAACTCTACAAGCAGGCCAAAGGGTGTTTGACATATATGTTAACAGTGAGATTAAAAAGGAGAGTTTTGATGTATTGGCTGGAGGGTCAAACTATAGATACGATGTCTTGGACATTTCAGCCAGTGGATCACTTAATGTAACCTTGGTCAAGGCATCTAAGTCTGAGTTTGGACCCCTTTTGAATGCTTATGAGATCCTGCAGGTGCGACCGTGGATTGAAGAGACAAACCAAACAGATG TGGGAGTGATTCAGAAGATGAGAGAAGAATTGTTGTTGCAAAACTCCGGCAATAGAGCGCTGGAGAGTTGGAGCGGAGACCCTTGTATTCTGCTCCCATGGAAAGGAATAGCATGTGATGGTTCAAATGGTTCATCTGTTATCACTAAGCT GGATCTTTCCTCAAGTAATCTCAAGGGACTAATACCTTCCAGCATTGCTGAGATGACCAACTTAGAAACACT GAACATAAGCCACAACAGTTTCGATGGTTCTGTCCCCTCATTTCCACTGTCGTCCTTGTTGATATCAGT AGATCTGAGCTACAACGATCTTATGGGAAAGCTTCCAGAGTCTATTGTCAAACTGCCACATTTAAAATCATT ATATTTTGGCTGCAACGAACACATGAGTCCAGAGGATCCAGCAAATATGAACAGTTCACTAATCAATACAGA TTATGGAAGATGCAAAGGGAAAGAATCCAGATTTGGACAAGTAATTGTTATTGGTGCCATTACATGTGGATCACTTTTGATTACTTTGGCTTTTGGAGTTCTTTTTGTATGCCGCTACAGACAAAAATTAATTCCATGGGAAGGATTTGCTGGAAAGAAGTACCCAATGGAAACAA ATATAATTTTCTCTTTGCCAAGCAAAGATGATTTCTTCATAAAGTCCGTATCAATTCAAGCATTCACCTTGGAGTATATAGAGGTGGCCACAGAGAGGTACAAAACCTTGATAGGTGAAGGAGGGTTTGGCTCTGTTTACAGGGGTACTCTAAATGATGGCCAAGAAGTGGCGGTGAAAGTGCGGTCAGCGACATCAACTCAGGGAACTCGAGAATTTGATAATGAG CTAAACCTACTTTCAGCAATACAGCATGAGAACCTGGTGCCACTTCTTGGTTACTGTAATGAAAGTGATCAACAAATTCTAGTGTATCCTTTCATGTCCAATGGTTCTTTGCAAGATAGACTATATG GGGAACCTGCAAAGAGAAAAATATTAGACTGGCCAACTAGACTCTCTATTGCTCTTGGTGCAGCTCGAG GTCTGGCATATCTGCACACATTTCCAGGACGTTCTGTAATACACAGGGACATAAAATCAAGCAATATACTTCTGGATCATAGCATGTGTGCTAAGGTTGCAGATTTTGGTTTCTCAAAATATGCTCCACAGGAAGGAGATAGTTATGTCTCCCTTGAAGTAAGAGGAACTGCAGGGTACCTGGATCCTGA GTACTACAAAACCCAGCAACTATCTGAAAAGAGTGATGTTTTCAGCTTTGGTGTGGTCTTGCTTGAAATTGTGAGTGGCCGGGAACCTCTCAACATAAAGAGACCCCGGACTGAGTGGAGCTTGGTTGAATGG GCAACACCATATATCAGAGGGTCAAAGGTGGATGAAATTGTGGATCCTGGCATTAAGGGAGGATACCATGCAGAGGCAATGTGGAGAGTGGTGGAAGTAGCACTGCAATGTCTTGAACCTTTCTCAACATACAGACCAAGCATGGTCGCCATTGTTCGCGAGTTGGAGGATGCTCTCATAATAGAAAACAATGCATCTGAGTACATGAAGTCCATAGACAGCCTTGGAGGATCGAACCGCTACTCTATTGTCATAGAGAAAAGGGTGCTCCCCTCAACTACATCTACAGCAGAATCAACCATCACAACACAGTCCTTGTCTCACCCACAGCCGAGATAG